The sequence below is a genomic window from Leptolyngbya sp. SIO1E4.
GTTGGGGGCTACCAGCGATTTGACGAGGTCAATATCAACATAGCCCGTGCTGTGATAGGCCCCCTCATCTTCTGGGCGGGGGCGACTATAGCGATAGTGGACGTGGAAATTGGGAGTGTCCGGGGCGATCGCGAGCACCGCTTCTCGAAAAGCATGAAAACTGCCATCGCGGGCCCCATGTAGAAACCAGACGGAACGATTGGGGTGAATGGCGATCGCGGCCTTAGCCATAGTGATCATAGGGGTAATCCCGACGCCGTTGCTAATGAACACTGCTGGACGATCGTGCGTCACATCCAGCACGAACTTGCCTGCTGGAGGCTTGGCCGGAATCACCGAACCCACCTGAATATGGTCGTGCATAAAATTAGAAGCAATCCCAGGGGGCAAATCTTTGCCTTTGGGGGCTCCTTCCCGCTTAATCGAGAGGCGGTAATAATCAGGCGTCTCTGCATACTCTGACAATGAATAGGTGCGAATCACCGGTCGCGCCTGTTCGGGAATATCAAGCTGGATGGTGAGAAACTGGCCGGGTGTAAAACCGGGAATCGGCTGGCCGTCCTGCGGTTCAAGGTAAAAAGACGTGATTTCTCGGCTCTCAGGAACCTTACGCACCACTACAAAGTTGCGCCAGCCCGCCCAGCCTGCTGAGAGCGGGGTGGAGTCTGTGACCGGCTTGGGCAGCGGGGGCGTTTTCAGGGGGGCAGGCTTAACGGCAACGCCGCCAAAAACGACCCCCACGCCAGCTCCTGCCAAGGCTGCATACGCACTCAGCTTATGAATCAGACGCCCTTCCAACTGCGTCAGACCCAAGACCCCCCCAGTCACGATGGTGACCGATGATGCCCCCATGAGGGCAGCCGTAGCACTGCGGGCTAAGGGATTGTGGATGCGTTCGAGGATGTCGGCCATCGGAGAATTTTCCTTGATGTCAGGGGGGTGAAAATAATGTAGTCATAGGATACTGAATTGCCAAAAAATGGGGACACAGCTGAAGAGATTGCTAGATCCCTGAGTTTACTCAACCTTGCTCAAAAAGCTTGCCTAAAGTCTCTACATCTGTAGATTAAAGATGCGTTTTTATCTTGTCTGCCTGAAAAAGTCGTCTCTTGATAGCCCGACTCAACATACCAAGAATTTTCAATACAGTGTGCTTAAACACCCTAAGAATACTGAATATCAATAACCGTTCAGTATGATAAACCTCAGGACTGTCTTGATTACTGCCTATGCAATCTGACGAGGCCCTCGCCATTCTGGATCAGCTCCTCCCCAATCACCCGCTGAATAATTTGCAAGAAACGGTCTTCAGCCAGGTATGGGAAGGGAAAACCTACGCCGAAATTGCGGATGCTTGTGGCTATGAACACAACTACATTCGCGATGTGGGGTTTCGGCTCTGGCAGATATTATCAGAAGCGCTGGGTCAAAAAGTCTCTAAAAGCAATATTAGGGCGTTGCTAGGGCGCTATGCCCGCACCCATCAGCCACGAACTGCTGTTGAGAATTATGAGGCCCCTCCAGGGTCGCTGCCCCTAGAACTAGAATTTCCGAACGGGCCGGTGCCGTTACATTCGCGGCTGTATATCGAGCGGCCCCCCATTGAAGCCCAAACATTTGCAGATGTCCTTAAACCCGGTAGCCTGATTCGCCTCAAGGCACCGCGTCAAATGGGAAAAACGTCTCTTTTACGGCGCATTTTGGTCTACGGTCAAAAGCGTCAGTTACACTCTGTCATGCTCAGCTTCCACCGGGCCGATCGCGCTATCTATCGCAGCTTGGATCATTTTCTCCGCTGGTTTTGTGCCAACATCAGCTATCAATTAGGGCTTGAGGTCAAACTAAATACTTATTGGAATGCCGATATTGGCAGTAAAGTGAGCTGCTCTGCTTATCTCGAAGACTATGTCCTAAATCAAATCGAGGGAGATTTGGTCATTGCCCTTGACGAACTCAATGAGCTATTCCAATATCCTGAAATTTCTTCAGAGTTTTTGCCGTTGCTGCGTTCCTGGTATGAAGATGCCCGTGAGTTTGAGAGTTGGGGACGAATTCGCTGGGTGCTAGCCCACGCCACTGATGTGTACGTTCCGCTGCAGCTCAATCAGTCTCCATTTAATGTGGGGCTTGCTATTAAGCTGCCGTCCTTTTCTCTTAAACAAGTCCAGGAATTGGCCCGGCGCCATTGCCTGACCTGGGTTGAGGGCAATGCAGGCATGGAAAAGCTGCTGTCGTTGCTCCATATGGTGAGCTGTCGTCCAGGGCTGATCCGTCTGGCTTTATACGCGCTAGCGCGGGATGGCATTAGTCTAGAACAGCTGACTGAAGAAGCCCCCACCCAGTCAGGCATTTACAGTGACCATCTGCGAGAATTACTGGCGGCGCTGCATCCTCACCCAGATCTGCAGACTGCCTTTTCGACGGTCATCAGTACCTCTGACCCGGTCACCCTAGACCCAATTACGGCTTACCGCTTAGAAAGTTTAGGGCTCATTAGCCTGACTAAAAACCAGGCCACCCCAACGTGCGAACTGTATCGCCAATATTTTCTCGATTTTTTACCCATAAGACAGCCCGAGACCTATGTATGAGTATTGCGTCGGGGGCAGTCTGGCGATAGATGACCCGACCTACATTGAACGCAGTGCTGATGACACGCTCTACACGTCGCTTTTGAGAGGAGAGGTTTGCTACGTGCTAACTTCCCGACAGATGGGCAAGTCCAGTCTGCGGCTGCGTACTCGGCATCGATTGGAAAGGGCCAAGCAAGGGCGGTGTGCATCTATTGATCTGACTCGCATTGGTAGTCAGCAGCTCAGCCTAGAGCAGTGGTATCAAGGGTTAGCCTTTGAGCTGCAGCGAAAATTTGGCTTGCCCAACCCAGTACACTTGCCAACCTGGTGGCACACTCTGGGCACCTTATCACCCGTGCAAAAGCTGAGTCAGTTTATTGAAACGGTGCTGCTAACAGGGCAATCGGAGGAGCCGCTATTCATTTTTTTGGATGAAATTGACAGCGTTAAGGGGCTGAGCTTCTCGGTCAGTGACTTTTTTGGGCTGGTGCGGTTTTGCTACAACGAGCGGGCCGAAAACCCCGCTTATCGGCGTTTGACTTGGGCGCTGTTTGGGGTGGCAACGCCCCATGACTTGGTGGCAAATGCTCAGCAGGCGCCGTTTAACATTGGTACGGCCATTCAGCTCTCTGGCTTCTCGTGGACGGAAGCTGCGCCTTTAGCGATCGGACTGTCTGGATGCGCGCAACAGCCGGAGCAGCTACTCACAGAAGTCCTGCGGTGGACAGGGGGGCAGCCGTTTTTAACCCAGAAACTTTGTGGTTTACTGCGGCGAGAGTGTGAGCATGATCGGATCGCGACTGGAGCAGAAGCCTCTGTGGTGGAGAGAGTTGTCCGATCGCACCTGATCCATCATTGGGAAGCTCAAGATGAACCTGAACATCTGCGCACCATTCGCGATCGCATCCTCGCAGACGAAACCCGTTCTGGTCGTCTGCTCAGTCTGCACCAGCGTCTCCTGACCCACGACAGCATTAAACCTGATGGCAGTAATGACCAGGCGGATCTAAAGCTTTCGGGGATTGCGATCGAACGTAACTGCGAATTGCGAGTAACAAATGCGATTTATGCCGCCGTCTTTAATACCGATTGGGTTAATCAGTGCCTTTCCCGACAGCGCCCCTATGCGGCGATGCTCAATGCCTGGGTTTCCTCCAACTATCAAGATGATTCGCGCCTGCTGATGGGCCAAGCTTTGCAAGAAGCCATACACTGGGCTGCCGACAAAAGCCTCAGCGATCTGGACTACCGCTTTTTATCGGCCAGTCAAGAATGGGATGCCAAAATGGTGCGCATGGAACTAGAGGCTCAAGAAAAAGCTAATCGCATGCTGGCCAAAGCCCAGAAAAAAGCGAATCAAATGATTGGGTTGGGCTACCTCAGTTTGACTGCCTGCCTAGTGATTTCAGCAATCGCGCTGCTGATCAGTTTTCTTCGGTAAGATCTGTATTCCGTCCCCGTTTTATCTTTGAGCGGCAGGTAGACACGAAGCCAGTCATCGTCAGCGAAGTGTAGATTTTCCACATTCCTATCCACCCATCCACCCATCCACCCATCCACCCATCCTCTCCCTCTGCAAAAAAGTTTCTAGGGTCATTGTGAGCCTCCCATCCCAAACCCAGAGGCTGAACTCATCTGTATCTATCTGTCGAGGAAATAGATACGATGCTACAAGGGGTGCTTCCTCTCGGTGAAGCAGGCGGGGCAGCCGCATTGATGGCTGACTTGCACGCTGATGGGGAGCAGCGCAAACCTGTGATTCCCTGCGATCGCTCACCGGAGATAGCTATGGATTTATGCAAGTTTGATCTCAAGGTTGTGCCTGGTTACGAACCGTGGCTAGAGGAACAGATTCGACAGCTCAGTATTCAGGCACTACAGGCGAATACTCTGACCTGCAACACCTGTGGAGAAGTGGCCGGCACCTACATCATTGAATATGACGGACAAACTTTTCGTTTGCCAGGCGAGGAAACCTATACGTTTCTTAGCTTCATCGTGGGCAGTGGTGGATAGGTTTTCAGTTGCCAAACAGCGATACAGCATTTCCTTTCTAGGTGAGGTACAGCTTATTTCCTGAGATCAAGGGTTCTAGGTAGATCTGTGTACTTCACTGGATTCAGAAACGCTGTAAGGTGATTTCTAAGAAAGAGGATACTTCTCTCGTCGGGACACTGCCGCTTATACACATCTCAAATGGATGAACCTCAATTCTGCATCACCTCCCTTAATACCTCCTTGCTCTTGGCCCAGCCTGCCTGGAGGGTTTAGGAGGGAAATCCCGTTCTCCCCTTTAGTAAGGGGGAGTTAGAGGGGGTCTCCAGCACGCTTCTGGATCAGATCAGGACTTATGTATAAGCAGTCGTGTCGGGACAGGGTTAGCCAAAATCCAATAGACATCACTGATAGATGTCAGCAAACCCTAGCCGTACCAGTGTTTTGTTCAAGAGAAATCTCCTAAGCTTTGGGCATGGCAAATTTGATGTGGATTGAGGGGGCAACCCGGAGTGGAAAAACCACACGGTTGCTGTCGCACTTAGCAACCCTAGCGTCTGCCCAACCGGATGCTGGAGACAGGGGGGCAGTCTTTTTGGTGTTTGCCGCCAATGGTGATAACCGTCTCGTGCTCGCCGATCGCCTGGCTGACGTCCTGCCTGCCCATGTTCCGGTCACCACAGCGACACCAGCCGGGTTTATTCAAAATGAAGTCATTCTCTTTTGGCCAGTGCTGGTGGAATCGTTGGGGTTAAGTCCTCAATTCCCCATGAAATTGCGCCCTGAAAATGAACAAGAGCTGGCGACTCAGGTCTGGCAGCAGGATTTGGAGGCGGAAACTTTCGCAGTGCCAGGCTGGACCGAAACGCAGCTGGTGCGGCGATCGCTTGATTTTCTGCAATTGGCTGCTTCTGGGGGGATTCCTGCCGAAGATTTAGCCACCGTTTTGCCAGAGGGGATTCCTGCTGGGCTAGCGCCCGCTGCAGCTTGGAGCGCAGTTGGAGAGGCCGTTGTGCGCTGGCGCGACTGGTGCCTGAGCCGGGGGTTGCTGACCTACGGCATCGCCACAGAACTCTATTGGCGGCATCTTTTGCCCCATCCTACCTATCAGGAAAGGCTACCCCAGCGCTTCTGCGGCATCCTAGCCGACGACCTGGACGAATACCCCGCTATCTTTCGGGAGTTGCTGGCCCGTGCCGATGATTGCAGGCTGCCCACAGCAGTCACCTGGAACCTCTATGGCAAGGTTCGCCTGGGGGTTGGAGCTGATCCAGACGCTCTAGAATCACTCAAGCATGAAGCGGCACATATTGAAATGCTGGCTCTGGCCTCACCAGACTCTTTGGCGGAGAACTGGGCTGAGAGCATCGTTGCTGCAGTGCTGAACCCGGTGGCTGTGCCAGAACCGGTAGAAGCGATTCAACTGCTGCAAACAACCTCACGGGGAGAACTGCTTCGCAATACGGCAGAGGCAATTGCCCACGCCATCCACAATGAGCAGGTGTCACCGGGGGAAATTGCAGTGATTGGCCCCGGCTTCGATGCGATCGCCCGCTATACCCTGGCAGAAATTTTGCAGAAGCAAGGTATTCCCGTTGTGTCCCTGAATGACCAACGGCCGTTGGTCAGTACGCCCCTGGTGCGATCGGTGCTGACCCTGATTCCCTTCATCTATCCAGGGTTGGGGCGACTGCTAGATCGCGATGCGGTGGCTGAAATGCTTGTGGTATTAAGCCAATCTGCCCAGGGCAGCCCCACCCGCCCGTGGTTTGAGCGAGTACAGATTGACCCGGTACGCGCAGAACTGATTGCTGACCATTGTTTCCAGCCTGACCCTGAGCGGCCTGATCTGCTGGAGGTTACCGAATTCCCTCGCTGGGATCGGCTCGGCTATCAGGCAACAGAGGCCTACAACGCCCTGCGCAATTGGATGATTCAGCAGCGTCAGGCCCGACAACAGCGGCTGATTACTAGCCCCGTTAATCTGATGGATCGGGCGATTCAAGCCTTTTTATGGCGTGGTAACTACTTGCCCTACGATCAGCTCGCGGCCCTGCGGGAACTGATGGAAACTGCTCAACACTTTTGGGAAGTCGAAGGTCGTCTGCAGCTGCAGCAGCGCTTTTCTGGGCAACCGTTAGAAACGGATCTGAGTGCAGAGGGACGATTTTTGCATCTGCTGCATCAAGGTATTGTGACGGCAAACCCGTTTCCGGTGAAGCCCTTGGACTATGGGCAACAGGGAGTAACCCTATCAACGGTGTTTCAATACCGATCGCAACGGCTAACCCATCGCTGGCAGTTTTGGCTAGATGCAGGCTCTCCTCGCTGGCTCACAGGAACCGATGCCCTCTTTGGTTACCCCGTCTTTCTACGCGGTTGGACTGGTCGCCCCTGGACGGTAGAGTTTATTGAAGAGAGTCACGAGGCCAGGCTGGAGCGAATTTTGCGAGATCTGCTAGGACGGACAACCGAGCGAGTTATCCTTTGCCATAGTGATTTGGCCGTGAATGGGCAAGAGCAAACTGGCCCCCTGCTGACATTGGTGAATGTTGCAGAGGAATATGCGCTTGCAGTTTCTGCCCTGGCAGAAACCGTGTGACATGCGATAGGAAGCTTAAGCACTTCCTCTCATGCAGGAATGTCTCTGCAAAAACGCGGCTGTTCCCTAACACCGCTAGTTTGGTAAAGATGCAGGGTGCAAAGGTGCTACACCGGCAGCAACGATCGCTGACACGTTGGACAGACTGCGTGAATTGTTAACTGACAATCTAGCAGGTGATAGCCAGACTTCTTTGCTGTGCGGGCACCCACCTTGAGAACCGAGTCATTTTTAAACTCAATCGTCTTATTGCAGCGAACGCAAATTAAGTGGTGATGGTGGTGGGGCGCGGGCTGATTAATCTCGTAACGCTTCTGGCCTTCTGCTAACTCTAGCTCCCGCAGGATACCCATACGAGCCATAAGCTTGAGATTACGATAAATCGTTGACAAACTGACCGTCTCGCCTTGCTCTTTGAGCTCGTCATGAAGATCCTCTGCGCTGAGGTGTTCCCCCTTGGGCAGATGCTGAAATGTTTCCAGGATGGTTTCTCGCTGTGGAGTCATGCGCCACCCGCGCTCGTTTAACTCAGCCTTTAAGGCGGATGTTGTGTATGCCACTGTACTTACCCTCTCAACAGTGAGGCCCTATTGACAATAGTAGCGAGTGATCCCCATAATTTGCAAGAATATTTGCTTATTGAGAACCCCTCTCATCTTATTTAGCGTTTTACAGATAAAAAGCCAGGAATCTACCCTAGCCATAGAGTTTGTCAGGGGCAAAGCATGAGGTTTGACAAAAGCGCCGCATTCCTCAGGGCTGTGCACTTGTCGTTAAGGGGGCTGTCGCAATCCCTAGCTGAATATTCCCTAATGTTCGGAGTTGATCCATCACGGCGACGACTTGCCCGTGGGGGACAGCTTCATCCGCTTGGATGACGATTAATAAGGACTGCGTGCCGACGCGACGGGCTTCTATTTGAGTCGGCAAGCTTTCCAGGGTTGTTTCTGCGTTGCCGAGCTGCAAGGTTCCAGTCGCAGTGAGGGTGACGGTGAGCGTATGCTGATCTAGCTGGCTTTCGCCGGTGGCTGCCCTTGGAAGTGTCACTGGGAGTCCTTCTGCCCGCGTTAAGAACAGACTCGACAAAATAAAAAAGGTCAGTACAACAAAAATGACGTCAATCATCGGCACGATATTAATCTGGGGCGATGATTCGGATTCGTCAGGTAGGTGCATAACAATGGGGTTTCCAGAACGCCAAGGCAGTTCAATTCTGCCGATTTAGCCGATTTCATTGTGGCCCATAACCTCAAACCTAGAGCAATCTCCGTAGGGGGATGCTCCCTCTACGGTATATCTGCGGGCGCGATTATGTTTAAAATAATTAGGATAGGTATGTCTACCGGATACCAAACTCTGACTATGCAGTCCTCTTCCTCTGAAGGTGCTATTAGTTTTGACGTTCAAGCCTGTTTTGACGTTCAAACCTATGTCGATCAGACAGCCGCACTGCTAGGGTTAAAAATTTCTCCAGAGATCCGCCCCAGCGTGGTCGAAAACTTTGAGCGCATTATGGCGATCGCCCAACCTGTACTAGATTTTGAGCTACCTGATAATCTAGAGCCTGCCCCTACCTTTGACCCCTAAGTTCTGGGGGGCGACCAGGGCTTTCTTGCGTGCAAAAATGTGATGGAATCAAACACCCATGCCCCCCTGCTCGATGGGGTCGCGATCGCAGCGGCTATTCAAACTGGAGAAACCACCGCTCAGGTCATCCTAGAGGAAACGCTCAATCAGATCACCGCTCGCGATCGTAACCTCAACTGCTTTACTGCGATCATCGCGGATCGAGCTTTGCAACGAGCCCAGGAGATCGATCAATCTATTCGGTTAGGACGGGCCAACGGCCCGTTGGCTGGCGTTCCCTTTGCCGTTAAAAACCTGTTCGACATTGCGGGCGAGGTAACCCTTGCGGGCTCGCAAATCAATCGTAATAATGCCCCTGCGACCCAAGATGCAACCGCGATCACCCGTTTAGAGCAAGCCGGGGCTATTCTCGTCGGTGCGCTGAATATGGACGAGTACGCCTACGGCTTTGTAACGGTCAACCATCACTACGGAGCGACCCCTAATCCCCACGATCTGCAGCGCATTGCTGGAGGATCCTCAGGCGGGTCAGCCGCCGCAGTTGCCGCAGAATTAGTTCCGCTGACGCTTGGGTCAGATACCAATGGCTCTATTCGAGTGCCTGCAGGGTTGTGCGGGGTCTACGGATTGAAACCCACCTACGGCAGGCTCTCTAGGGCGGGGGCTTATCTGTTTTCGGCCAGTCTGGATCACATTGGGCCGTTGGCCCGGTCGGTGCGGGATATTGCCACCAGCTTTGATGTCTTGCAAGGGGCGGATCCTCAGGATCCAGTCTGTACGTCTCGCCCCGCCTCACCAACAATGCCGTTGATAGATGAGGGGATTGACGGACTACGAATCGGGATTTTGGATGACCATTTTGCCCGGGGGATGCAGCCCGATATTGCCAAGACCCTGACAGCTGTCACCAACGTCTTGGGAACAACCCAAACAGTTGTCTTACCCGAAGCTGCCCGCGCCCGAGCAGCCGCGTATCTGATTACCGCCTGCGAGGGAAGCCAACTCCATTTATCCCACCTTCAACATCAGCCTATGGCGTTTGATCCGGCAACGCGCGATCGCTTTCTAGCGGGGGCTATGGTGCCCCACAGCTGGTATCTTCAAGCCCAGCGGTTTCGACGCTGGTTTCAAGGGCAGATGCAGGCTGTCTGGGCGCAATTTGATGTACTGCTAGCCCCTACCACTCCTTGCGTCGCGCCTTTTCTAAACCAAGACACCATGGATATTGAGGGTACCTCCGTGTTAGTCCGCCCTCATTTAGGCCTCTATACTCAACCGCTTTCATTCATTGGGTTACCCGTTTTATCAGTGCCGGTTCATCAATCGGGGGTTCTGCCCATTGGGGTGCAGATTATTGCTGCCCCCTACCAAGAAGCCACCATCCTGCGAGTTGCCCGGTGGTTAGAGAGGCAACAAATCATTGCCCCTTTTGGAAGCCGCTAAGCACCCAGTTCCCCGAGCCATCTCTGCCTACTCAGAAATTTTACGGTTGCAAAATGGCCCTTTAAAGGTCGATATCGAGGGCGCTAAAATCCCCATTATGTAAGGATTCTAGTCCATGAAACCTGATTAAAGGCGTCATTATTCTGAGTCTGTCGGGCACTCTGAAAGAGATTCAGGGTAGCTACAGACATGGCGCTTTTTCAATATCGTGCGCTGGCAGCAGGGCGCAAACGCAGGTCAATCGCGGGTTTTACGCTGCTAGAAATTCTGGTTGTGTTAGTCATGCTCGGGATACTTGCGGCGATCTCCGCTCCTTCTTGGACCCGGTTCCAGGCAAATCGACAAGTGACGCTAGCCCGTGATGAACTTCGGCAGGGCATTCAACAGGCGCAATCCGCCTCTATGACTCAACAAAGCTCTTGGCGCTTTAGCCTTCGCAAACAAGCAGAGCAGTGGGAGTGGGCGGTTCATCCCAATGAGCAGAGCTGGGAAGATGTGTCGGCCTGGCAGCCGTTGAACGCTAATATTACGTTGGCAGAGTCTGATACGACCCTGGCACAGCAAGCAGGCACTTATTATGTGCGGTTTGGCTTTAATGGCGAAGTGAAATATCGGCTCAGCACCATTACCCTCGCCGATAAAGCAGGGCTGACTCAAAACCGCTGTGTTGTAATCTCAACCCTGTTGGGAGCCACCAGAAACGGTGAGGAGCACCTTTATCCCAACAATAATGGTCGTTACTGTTACTAATTTGCTGTTAATGTAGGGTGCCTAAAGGCAAGTAGGGATGCGCCATCGATAGCCATTGAGGGAGCACAAGCCTTGTGCCCCTTGATATGGGTGGCGTCAACGTTGGGTTTCGATAGCGGTTTGCATGTGG
It includes:
- a CDS encoding 2Fe-2S iron-sulfur cluster binding domain-containing protein; the encoded protein is MADILERIHNPLARSATAALMGASSVTIVTGGVLGLTQLEGRLIHKLSAYAALAGAGVGVVFGGVAVKPAPLKTPPLPKPVTDSTPLSAGWAGWRNFVVVRKVPESREITSFYLEPQDGQPIPGFTPGQFLTIQLDIPEQARPVIRTYSLSEYAETPDYYRLSIKREGAPKGKDLPPGIASNFMHDHIQVGSVIPAKPPAGKFVLDVTHDRPAVFISNGVGITPMITMAKAAIAIHPNRSVWFLHGARDGSFHAFREAVLAIAPDTPNFHVHYRYSRPRPEDEGAYHSTGYVDIDLVKSLVAPNLQQRYSVTDAEYFLCGSPSFMESLRSGLAAWGVPEGQVRFESFAKPRPKATTTGTATAATDGTVETAEIVFAQSGKTATWSAGDGTLLEFAEEQGLEPAFSCRAGICLTCMCRLEAGEVTYEEPPIGTPDEGSVLICVSKPRTSSLVLDL
- a CDS encoding AAA-like domain-containing protein; the encoded protein is MQSDEALAILDQLLPNHPLNNLQETVFSQVWEGKTYAEIADACGYEHNYIRDVGFRLWQILSEALGQKVSKSNIRALLGRYARTHQPRTAVENYEAPPGSLPLELEFPNGPVPLHSRLYIERPPIEAQTFADVLKPGSLIRLKAPRQMGKTSLLRRILVYGQKRQLHSVMLSFHRADRAIYRSLDHFLRWFCANISYQLGLEVKLNTYWNADIGSKVSCSAYLEDYVLNQIEGDLVIALDELNELFQYPEISSEFLPLLRSWYEDAREFESWGRIRWVLAHATDVYVPLQLNQSPFNVGLAIKLPSFSLKQVQELARRHCLTWVEGNAGMEKLLSLLHMVSCRPGLIRLALYALARDGISLEQLTEEAPTQSGIYSDHLRELLAALHPHPDLQTAFSTVISTSDPVTLDPITAYRLESLGLISLTKNQATPTCELYRQYFLDFLPIRQPETYV
- a CDS encoding AAA-like domain-containing protein — its product is MYEYCVGGSLAIDDPTYIERSADDTLYTSLLRGEVCYVLTSRQMGKSSLRLRTRHRLERAKQGRCASIDLTRIGSQQLSLEQWYQGLAFELQRKFGLPNPVHLPTWWHTLGTLSPVQKLSQFIETVLLTGQSEEPLFIFLDEIDSVKGLSFSVSDFFGLVRFCYNERAENPAYRRLTWALFGVATPHDLVANAQQAPFNIGTAIQLSGFSWTEAAPLAIGLSGCAQQPEQLLTEVLRWTGGQPFLTQKLCGLLRRECEHDRIATGAEASVVERVVRSHLIHHWEAQDEPEHLRTIRDRILADETRSGRLLSLHQRLLTHDSIKPDGSNDQADLKLSGIAIERNCELRVTNAIYAAVFNTDWVNQCLSRQRPYAAMLNAWVSSNYQDDSRLLMGQALQEAIHWAADKSLSDLDYRFLSASQEWDAKMVRMELEAQEKANRMLAKAQKKANQMIGLGYLSLTACLVISAIALLISFLR
- a CDS encoding transcriptional repressor, which codes for MTPQRETILETFQHLPKGEHLSAEDLHDELKEQGETVSLSTIYRNLKLMARMGILRELELAEGQKRYEINQPAPHHHHHLICVRCNKTIEFKNDSVLKVGARTAKKSGYHLLDCQLTIHAVCPTCQRSLLPV
- a CDS encoding biopolymer transporter ExbD, producing MHLPDESESSPQINIVPMIDVIFVVLTFFILSSLFLTRAEGLPVTLPRAATGESQLDQHTLTVTLTATGTLQLGNAETTLESLPTQIEARRVGTQSLLIVIQADEAVPHGQVVAVMDQLRTLGNIQLGIATAPLTTSAQP
- a CDS encoding DUF4089 domain-containing protein codes for the protein MQSSSSEGAISFDVQACFDVQTYVDQTAALLGLKISPEIRPSVVENFERIMAIAQPVLDFELPDNLEPAPTFDP
- a CDS encoding AtzE family amidohydrolase — encoded protein: MESNTHAPLLDGVAIAAAIQTGETTAQVILEETLNQITARDRNLNCFTAIIADRALQRAQEIDQSIRLGRANGPLAGVPFAVKNLFDIAGEVTLAGSQINRNNAPATQDATAITRLEQAGAILVGALNMDEYAYGFVTVNHHYGATPNPHDLQRIAGGSSGGSAAAVAAELVPLTLGSDTNGSIRVPAGLCGVYGLKPTYGRLSRAGAYLFSASLDHIGPLARSVRDIATSFDVLQGADPQDPVCTSRPASPTMPLIDEGIDGLRIGILDDHFARGMQPDIAKTLTAVTNVLGTTQTVVLPEAARARAAAYLITACEGSQLHLSHLQHQPMAFDPATRDRFLAGAMVPHSWYLQAQRFRRWFQGQMQAVWAQFDVLLAPTTPCVAPFLNQDTMDIEGTSVLVRPHLGLYTQPLSFIGLPVLSVPVHQSGVLPIGVQIIAAPYQEATILRVARWLERQQIIAPFGSR
- a CDS encoding type II secretion system protein → MALFQYRALAAGRKRRSIAGFTLLEILVVLVMLGILAAISAPSWTRFQANRQVTLARDELRQGIQQAQSASMTQQSSWRFSLRKQAEQWEWAVHPNEQSWEDVSAWQPLNANITLAESDTTLAQQAGTYYVRFGFNGEVKYRLSTITLADKAGLTQNRCVVISTLLGATRNGEEHLYPNNNGRYCY